From the genome of Ziziphus jujuba cultivar Dongzao chromosome 6, ASM3175591v1, one region includes:
- the LOC132803966 gene encoding putative disease resistance protein RGA3: MGTIPMHELFGLPEDDYWSVFKHRAFGNKSEERPSLVKIGKEIFRKCKGNPLAAKTLGSLLRSKSEEKKWVSVKESELWNLPQGESSILPALKLSYLHLSIKLRRCFAFCAMFPKDYRIVKETLIHLWIANDLISSKGNMEVEEIGNKICKELYSRSFFQDAIDEGLGCFKMHDLVHDLAQSIMEDECHVIENYRPVNLSESVCHLMWSYSDPPFDMVFALCKAESLRTLMLLSSVKKIKPHKFLHGLDVHSLRAFVAVGVVVL, from the coding sequence ATGGGAACAATACCAATGCATGAGTTGTTTGGTTTACCAGAAGATGATTATTGGTCAGTGTTTAAGCATCGTGCATTTGGTAACAAAAGTGAAGAGAGACCAAGTCTTGTAAAAATTGGGAAGGAGATTTTCAGGAAGTGCAAGGGAAATCCGCTAGCAGCAAAGACTTTAGGAAGCTTATTGCGGTCCAAAAGTGAGGAAAAGAAGTGGGTTTCCGTTAAGGAAAGTGAACTTTGGAACCTTCCACAAGGTGAAAGTTCCATCCTGCCAGCTTTGAAATTGAGCTACCTTCATCTGTCAATTAAATTACGACGATGTTTTGCATTTTGTGCCATGTTTCCAAAGGATTATCGAATAGTTAAGGAAACATTAATTCATCTGTGGATAGCTAATGACCTTATATCTtccaaaggaaatatggaggtGGAAGAGATTGGGAATAAGATATGCAAGGAATTATATTCGCGATCATTCTTTCAAGATGCTATCGACGAAGGATTGGGTTGTTTCAAGATGCATGATCTAGTACATGATTTGGCTCAAAGTATCATGGAGGATGAATGTCATGTTATAGAGAATTATCGCCCAGTTAATTTGTCAGAAAGCGTTTGTCACTTAATGTGGAGTTACTCTGACCCACCATTTGACATGGTTTTTGCTTTATGCAAAGCGGAATCCTTGCGTACTTTAATGTTGTTGAGTTCTGTCAAAAAGATTAAACCGCACAAGTTTCTTCATGGCTTGGATGTTCATTCTTTAAGAGCTTTTGTTGCTGTTGGTGTTGtagttctctga
- the LOC107431143 gene encoding putative disease resistance protein RGA4, with the protein MENLSSILSTICAVLQHAEERQTRDRAIKNWLQKIKDVADELDDIMYECSMEASQLEYKGQRFGSTQKVTASFLSCLNPKNLLSRYRIVKKMKDVSDKLDKISKERTNFHLREVVEDRRHVQIVEFSVDNSRNSNDLLIYPTVEDFDVKRLIKAIIESTTEKSLRSFGHGSSKETPPKHFGKEEVFPCFG; encoded by the exons ATGGAGAACCTATCTAGCATCCTCTCAACCATTTGCGCTGTGCTTCAACATGCTGAGGAGAGGCAGACACGGGACAGGGCAATCAAGAATTGGctgcaaaaaattaaagatgttGCAGATGAGTTAGATGACATTATGTATGAGTGTTCAATGGAGGCATCCCAACTGGAGTACAAAGGGCAGAGGTTTGGATCAACCCAAAAGGTAACAGCTTCATTTTTATCCTGCTTGAACCCCAAAAACTTGCTGTCACGCTATAGAATTGTGAAAAAGATGAAAGATGTTTCAGATAAActggataaaatttcaaaagagcGTACAAATTTTCACTTGCGTGAGGTTGTTGAAGATCGAAGACATGTCCAA ATAGTGGAGTTCTCGGTAGATAATTCAAGAAATTCCAATGATCTCTTAATCTATCCTACTGTGG AGGACTTTGATGTGAAGAGATTGATAAAAGCTATAATAGAATCTACCACTGAAAAAAGTTTGCGAAGCTTTGGACATGGATCCTCTAAAGAGACGCCTCCAAAACATTTTGGAAAGGAAGAAGTTTTTCCTTGCTTTGGATGA